One Actinoplanes missouriensis 431 DNA segment encodes these proteins:
- a CDS encoding lysophospholipid acyltransferase family protein translates to MSQDEYRRDVLPGHAEFQLPKPPPVQRVNGNRPIPEPVPAPDTRESGAESPDVWDERLASALAFLRRRLAGAYEVDDFGFDPELTDTVFQPILKILYRDWFRTEVLGIENVPAEGGGLVVGNHSGTIALDALMLTVAMRDKHPHERHLRLLGADLVFRMPVMSELARAAGATVACNPDAERLMTSGQLVGVFPEGFKGIGKRFSERYKLQRFGRGGFVSAALRTGTPIIPVAIVGAEETYPILADLKPLARLLGVPYFPVTPTFPLLGPLGLVPLPSKWLIQFCPPIPTAHLTEFADDPLVVYNLADQVRETIQATLHELLEKRPDAFGP, encoded by the coding sequence GTGAGTCAGGACGAGTACCGTCGTGACGTGCTGCCCGGACATGCCGAGTTCCAGTTGCCGAAACCGCCGCCGGTGCAGCGGGTGAACGGCAACCGGCCGATCCCGGAGCCCGTCCCGGCTCCCGACACCCGGGAGTCCGGAGCGGAGAGCCCGGACGTCTGGGACGAGCGGCTGGCGAGCGCGCTGGCCTTCCTGCGCCGCCGGCTGGCCGGGGCGTACGAAGTGGACGATTTCGGCTTCGACCCGGAGCTCACCGACACGGTGTTCCAGCCGATCCTCAAGATTCTGTACCGGGACTGGTTCCGCACCGAGGTGCTCGGCATCGAGAACGTGCCGGCCGAGGGCGGTGGCCTGGTGGTCGGCAACCACTCCGGCACGATCGCGCTGGACGCGCTGATGCTCACCGTCGCGATGCGGGACAAGCACCCGCACGAGCGGCACCTGCGGCTGCTCGGCGCCGACCTGGTGTTCCGGATGCCGGTGATGAGCGAGCTGGCCCGGGCGGCCGGCGCCACGGTGGCCTGCAACCCGGACGCCGAGCGCCTGATGACCAGCGGGCAGCTGGTCGGCGTCTTCCCGGAGGGCTTCAAGGGCATCGGGAAACGCTTCTCCGAGCGTTACAAGCTGCAGCGGTTCGGGCGGGGCGGGTTCGTGTCGGCGGCGCTGCGCACCGGCACTCCGATCATCCCCGTGGCGATCGTCGGCGCCGAGGAGACGTACCCGATCCTCGCTGACCTGAAGCCGCTGGCCCGGTTGCTCGGCGTGCCGTACTTCCCGGTGACGCCGACGTTCCCGCTGCTCGGGCCGCTGGGTCTGGTGCCGCTGCCGAGTAAGTGGCTGATCCAGTTCTGCCCGCCGATCCCGACCGCGCATCTGACCGAGTTCGCCGACGACCCGCTCGTCGTCTACAACCTCGCCGACCAGGTCCGGGAGACGATCCAGGCGACCCTGCACGAACTGCTGGAGAAGCGACCGGACGCATTCGGTCCGTGA
- a CDS encoding NAD-dependent epimerase/dehydratase family protein, producing the protein MVTSPPSVVVVTGVSRYLGARVAARLAADPRIDRVVGLDPHDPPAGLLGLLEGVERIRADARAATEAIADLGAEAVVHLAVTSVPDGRHGGRAAMKEQNVIGTMQVLAAAQGAPGLRKLVVRSSTAAYGASFRDPAVFTEDTEPRAVPRGPFARDILDIEGYVRGFRRRRPEVAATVLRFAPMISSTAETSLTRYFAQPVVPTVLGRDARLQFVHVEDALEVLHRSVIEDHPGTFNVAGAGVLMLAQAVRRAGRVALPLPESALSTGASLLRNLGVEQIGLDQIDLFVHGRVVDTSRLIREFGFTPRTTTAAFEEFIQAHVAGSTLTADRLAAAEQAILDGIRRVRAGADATPDRVPVGSDRS; encoded by the coding sequence GTGGTGACCTCACCGCCCAGCGTTGTCGTGGTCACCGGAGTCAGCCGTTATCTCGGCGCTCGAGTGGCCGCCCGCCTCGCAGCTGACCCACGGATCGATCGTGTTGTCGGCCTGGACCCGCATGACCCGCCAGCCGGCCTTCTCGGCCTGCTGGAGGGGGTGGAGCGGATCCGGGCCGACGCGCGCGCGGCCACCGAGGCCATCGCCGATCTCGGCGCCGAGGCCGTCGTCCACCTGGCCGTGACGAGTGTGCCCGACGGCCGTCACGGTGGCCGGGCCGCGATGAAAGAACAGAACGTCATCGGCACCATGCAGGTGCTCGCGGCCGCCCAGGGCGCGCCCGGCCTGCGCAAACTCGTGGTGCGTTCCTCCACGGCGGCCTACGGCGCCTCGTTCCGCGACCCCGCCGTCTTCACCGAGGACACCGAGCCCCGCGCCGTGCCGCGCGGGCCGTTCGCCCGCGACATCCTCGACATCGAGGGGTATGTCAGGGGTTTCCGCCGGCGCCGCCCCGAGGTGGCCGCGACCGTGCTGCGGTTCGCCCCCATGATCAGCTCGACGGCCGAGACCTCGCTGACCCGCTACTTCGCCCAGCCGGTCGTGCCGACCGTGCTAGGCCGGGACGCCCGCCTCCAGTTCGTGCACGTCGAGGACGCGCTGGAGGTCCTGCACCGCTCGGTGATCGAGGACCATCCCGGCACGTTCAACGTGGCCGGCGCCGGCGTCCTGATGCTCGCCCAGGCGGTCCGCCGGGCCGGCCGGGTCGCGCTGCCGCTGCCCGAGTCGGCGCTCTCCACCGGCGCGTCGCTGCTGCGCAATCTCGGTGTGGAGCAGATCGGCCTGGACCAGATCGACCTTTTCGTGCACGGTCGGGTGGTGGACACCTCCCGCCTGATCCGTGAGTTCGGCTTCACCCCGCGCACCACGACTGCCGCGTTCGAGGAGTTCATCCAGGCGCACGTGGCCGGTTCCACCCTCACCGCGGACCGTCTGGCCGCCGCCGAGCAGGCCATTCTGGACGGCATCCGCCGGGTCCGGGCCGGGGCGGACGCCACACCGGACCGGGTGCCGGTGGGAAGCGACCGGTCGTGA
- a CDS encoding helix-turn-helix domain-containing protein, which produces MTGPAQTEERLSEVRFLTVAEVAALMRVSKMTVYRLVHGGDLTAVRVGRSFRVPEHAVHEYLRGAFSQSA; this is translated from the coding sequence ATGACGGGTCCAGCCCAGACCGAGGAACGACTCTCGGAGGTACGGTTCCTGACGGTGGCCGAGGTGGCCGCGCTCATGCGGGTTTCCAAGATGACCGTCTACCGGCTCGTGCACGGCGGTGACCTCACCGCGGTCCGGGTCGGCCGTTCGTTCCGGGTGCCGGAGCACGCGGTACACGAATATCTTCGCGGCGCCTTCTCGCAGAGCGCCTGA
- a CDS encoding glutaredoxin family protein, protein MNRLTLISRTGCHLCEVAEQTLDRIAPQQWTKVDVDSDIELERDYGDRVPVLLLDGKEHGYWRIEEERLLRDLARQPGEPRL, encoded by the coding sequence ATGAACCGACTCACCCTGATCAGCCGGACCGGCTGCCACCTCTGCGAGGTCGCCGAGCAGACCCTGGACCGGATCGCGCCGCAGCAGTGGACCAAGGTCGACGTGGACTCCGACATCGAGCTGGAGCGCGATTACGGCGACCGGGTGCCGGTGCTGCTGCTGGACGGCAAGGAACACGGGTACTGGCGGATCGAGGAGGAGCGCCTGCTGCGGGATTTGGCTCGACAGCCAGGGGAACCACGCCTGTAA
- a CDS encoding 30S ribosomal protein bS22 produces the protein MGSVVKKRRKRMAKKKHRKLLRKTRVQRRRLGK, from the coding sequence ATGGGCTCCGTGGTCAAGAAGCGCCGCAAGCGTATGGCGAAGAAGAAGCACCGCAAGCTGCTGCGCAAGACCCGCGTCCAGCGTCGCCGTCTCGGCAAGTGA
- a CDS encoding HAD family hydrolase, which translates to MTAKHLVWDWNGTLLDDLHLVVSSTNAAFATAGGRSVAADEHRRAFRRPVAEFYAEMLGRAVDAEEFGRLDVIFHDAYRLGLTDISLAADAMAAIRTWPGSQSLLSMWFHNELVPAVETFGLAGLFARIDGLRTEVGGDLKAGHLARHLAELGVDGGNVVMIGDSLDDAHAAESVGGAAVLYTGGFTDPDRLRTSGYPVADTLVGAVKMAMSMSNFQPDIGPEAAGPFSGAGKRGPGHVGKGSL; encoded by the coding sequence GTGACAGCTAAGCACCTGGTCTGGGACTGGAACGGCACCCTTCTCGACGACCTTCACCTGGTGGTCTCCTCGACCAACGCCGCGTTCGCCACGGCCGGCGGGCGCAGCGTCGCCGCCGACGAGCACCGGCGCGCGTTCCGCCGGCCGGTGGCGGAGTTCTACGCCGAGATGCTCGGCCGGGCCGTGGACGCCGAGGAGTTCGGGCGGCTCGATGTGATCTTCCACGACGCGTACCGTCTCGGGCTGACCGACATCTCGCTGGCCGCCGACGCGATGGCCGCGATCAGGACCTGGCCGGGATCGCAGTCGCTGCTCTCCATGTGGTTCCACAACGAGCTGGTCCCGGCCGTCGAGACGTTCGGCCTGGCCGGCCTCTTCGCCCGGATCGACGGATTGCGCACCGAGGTCGGCGGCGACCTGAAGGCCGGGCACCTGGCCCGGCATCTGGCCGAGCTCGGCGTCGACGGCGGCAACGTCGTCATGATCGGTGACTCTCTGGATGACGCGCACGCCGCCGAGTCGGTCGGCGGGGCGGCGGTCCTCTACACCGGCGGCTTCACCGACCCGGACCGGCTGCGCACTTCCGGCTATCCGGTCGCCGACACGCTGGTAGGCGCGGTAAAGATGGCCATGTCAATGAGCAATTTTCAACCTGACATCGGGCCTGAAGCGGCCGGGCCGTTCTCCGGCGCCGGCAAGCGAGGCCCTGGTCACGTTGGAAAAGGCTCACTCTGA
- a CDS encoding ECF subfamily RNA polymerase sigma factor, BldN family produces the protein MTHVYAGDPFHRDVLAARLALNEGLNTLRESFDGGIVNAIRGDSPKQTGSRRTPNGPPAVTQPHGGNGKFGGRAGSPRPPAQPTAGQRSNIGEAETTPGDHTVVLPTQSTTGPPTETAPPKHPARPDRGDPAAEVWALVERAQAGEAEAFGLIYDRYVDTVFRFVYFRVGNRQLAEDLTSDTFLRALKRIGSFTWQGRDLGAWLVTIARNLVADHFKSGRYRLEVTTGDVLDADREDRGPEGSPESAVVDHITNVALLTAVKQLNPEQQECIVLRFLQGFSVAETAQTMGKNEGAIKALQYRAVRALNRLLPEGFQS, from the coding sequence GTGACTCATGTGTACGCCGGGGACCCGTTCCACCGCGATGTCCTCGCGGCCCGGCTCGCGCTCAACGAGGGCTTGAACACCCTGCGTGAGTCGTTCGACGGCGGAATCGTCAACGCGATCCGCGGCGACAGCCCGAAGCAGACCGGCAGCCGCCGGACGCCCAACGGGCCGCCGGCCGTCACCCAGCCACACGGAGGCAACGGCAAGTTCGGCGGCCGGGCCGGCTCACCCCGCCCGCCCGCCCAGCCGACCGCGGGTCAGCGGTCGAACATCGGGGAGGCGGAGACGACGCCGGGCGACCACACCGTCGTCCTGCCGACCCAGAGCACCACCGGACCGCCCACCGAGACCGCGCCGCCGAAACACCCGGCCCGGCCCGATCGTGGCGACCCCGCCGCCGAGGTGTGGGCGCTCGTCGAACGGGCACAGGCCGGCGAGGCCGAGGCCTTCGGACTGATCTACGACCGGTACGTGGACACCGTCTTCCGGTTCGTCTACTTCCGGGTCGGCAACCGGCAGCTCGCCGAGGACCTCACCTCGGACACCTTCCTGCGCGCGCTCAAGCGGATCGGCAGCTTCACCTGGCAGGGCCGTGACCTCGGCGCCTGGCTGGTCACGATCGCCCGCAACCTGGTCGCCGACCACTTCAAGTCGGGGCGCTACCGCCTCGAGGTGACCACCGGGGACGTCCTCGACGCCGACCGGGAGGACCGCGGACCGGAGGGCAGCCCGGAATCCGCAGTGGTCGACCACATCACGAACGTCGCCCTGCTCACCGCGGTCAAGCAGCTCAACCCCGAGCAGCAGGAGTGCATCGTGCTGCGCTTCCTGCAGGGCTTCTCGGTGGCCGAGACGGCACAGACCATGGGCAAGAACGAGGGCGCCATCAAGGCCCTGCAGTACCGGGCAGTCCGGGCGCTCAACCGGCTGCTGCCGGAAGGGTTCCAGTCTTGA
- a CDS encoding AMP-binding protein yields MEEPARDPVAEAAGRHPDRPALIAGDAVLTWAELDSRVSAAAHWTAARTAPGDRVALVLGNTVDFAVAYFGVLRAGRVAVPLNPGYTAREIDHAVMDSGAVLIVGEPAGPPRLRLVTAPRVPDGQEAGDGILPAVKAADLAVLLYTSGTSGRPKGAMLTHAALAANHDQLDRIEPPVVGSGDVVLLAVPFFHAYGLNTGLGTVAHHAATGVLAERFDPAETLALITRHDVTVAVGVPGMYQAWIAAPGAAESLRGLRTAVCGAAPLGAGTAARFHAATGKSILIGYGLTETAPVLTTTAVSHRDKSDSIGRPLPGIELLLRDPTGAELWRDGTPSVDDDLAELDRAELDLDVAASAGTDPGEIVVRGPNLFSGYWPDGSGGPGPDGWWPTGDVAYADGDGDLVLVDRIGELILVNGFNVYPAEIERVLDGHPRVAAAAVVAVPDAESGQRPHAYVVAAGDPPPSVAELQVWCAARLARFKLPGIELVTELPRSPIGKVRKKEL; encoded by the coding sequence GTGGAGGAACCCGCCCGCGATCCGGTTGCCGAGGCCGCCGGCCGCCACCCCGACCGGCCCGCCCTGATCGCCGGTGACGCGGTCCTCACATGGGCGGAATTGGACAGCCGCGTGTCCGCCGCGGCGCACTGGACGGCCGCGCGCACCGCGCCCGGCGACCGGGTCGCGCTGGTCCTCGGCAACACCGTGGACTTCGCCGTCGCCTACTTCGGAGTGCTGCGCGCCGGCCGGGTCGCGGTGCCGCTCAATCCCGGTTACACGGCCCGCGAGATCGATCACGCGGTGATGGACTCGGGGGCGGTGCTGATCGTGGGGGAACCGGCGGGACCGCCCCGGCTGCGCCTGGTGACCGCTCCCCGCGTACCCGATGGGCAGGAGGCCGGGGACGGCATCCTGCCGGCGGTGAAGGCAGCGGATCTCGCGGTCCTGCTCTACACCTCGGGCACGAGCGGGCGTCCGAAAGGGGCCATGCTCACCCACGCCGCGCTGGCGGCCAACCACGACCAGCTGGACCGGATCGAGCCGCCGGTGGTCGGCTCCGGCGACGTGGTGCTGCTCGCGGTGCCGTTCTTCCACGCCTACGGCCTGAACACCGGGCTCGGCACGGTCGCCCACCACGCGGCGACAGGGGTGCTGGCCGAGCGTTTCGACCCGGCGGAGACGCTCGCGCTGATCACCCGGCACGACGTGACGGTCGCGGTCGGCGTGCCCGGTATGTATCAGGCCTGGATCGCGGCGCCCGGCGCTGCCGAGTCGCTGCGCGGCCTGCGGACCGCGGTCTGTGGCGCGGCGCCGCTGGGCGCGGGCACGGCGGCGCGCTTCCACGCCGCGACCGGCAAGAGCATCCTGATCGGGTACGGGCTGACCGAGACCGCGCCCGTCCTCACCACCACCGCCGTCAGTCACCGGGACAAGAGCGACTCGATCGGCCGGCCGCTGCCCGGGATCGAGCTGCTGCTGCGCGACCCGACCGGCGCCGAGCTGTGGCGCGACGGCACCCCATCGGTCGATGACGACCTTGCCGAGCTGGACCGTGCCGAGCTGGACCTGGACGTCGCGGCCTCAGCCGGCACCGACCCCGGCGAGATCGTGGTGCGCGGCCCCAACCTCTTCTCCGGTTACTGGCCGGACGGCAGCGGCGGCCCCGGCCCGGACGGCTGGTGGCCGACCGGCGACGTGGCGTACGCGGACGGCGACGGCGACCTGGTCCTGGTCGACCGGATCGGGGAGCTGATCCTGGTGAACGGCTTCAACGTCTACCCCGCCGAGATAGAACGGGTGCTGGACGGGCATCCGAGGGTGGCCGCCGCCGCCGTGGTCGCGGTGCCCGACGCGGAGTCCGGGCAGCGGCCGCACGCGTACGTGGTGGCCGCGGGCGACCCGCCGCCGAGCGTGGCCGAGCTGCAGGTGTGGTGCGCGGCCCGGCTGGCTCGCTTCAAGCTGCCCGGGATCGAGCTGGTCACCGAGCTGCCCCGGTCGCCGATCGGCAAAGTGCGTAAGAAGGAGCTATGA
- a CDS encoding CGNR zinc finger domain-containing protein, translating into MNFDAYARTAVDLVNAGLDDLAGLRALFSGEQGYMRDQVAEKDLAAFRRAQRRLREVFEYGTTGRDSEAVRELNTMLEAYPVQPRISGHDASDWHMHVASRGSSVSAEYLAGAAWGLAVWLCEYGSARFGICADERCGNVYLDTSSNNCRRFCSERCATRSHVAAHRARKRAALTPA; encoded by the coding sequence GTGAACTTCGATGCGTACGCCCGGACGGCAGTCGACCTCGTCAACGCCGGACTGGACGATCTCGCCGGGTTGCGGGCCTTGTTCTCCGGCGAGCAGGGCTACATGCGGGACCAGGTCGCCGAGAAGGACCTGGCCGCGTTCCGCCGCGCACAGCGCCGGCTGCGCGAGGTCTTCGAGTACGGCACGACCGGTCGCGACTCCGAGGCGGTGCGCGAGCTGAACACGATGCTCGAGGCGTACCCGGTGCAGCCGCGCATCTCCGGGCACGACGCCAGCGACTGGCACATGCACGTGGCCAGCCGCGGTTCGTCGGTCAGCGCGGAGTACCTGGCGGGCGCGGCGTGGGGCCTAGCGGTGTGGCTCTGTGAGTACGGCAGCGCCCGTTTCGGCATCTGCGCCGACGAGCGCTGCGGCAACGTCTATCTGGACACGTCGTCGAACAACTGCCGGCGTTTCTGCTCGGAGCGCTGCGCGACCCGGTCCCACGTGGCCGCCCACCGGGCCCGTAAGCGAGCGGCCCTGACCCCCGCCTGA
- a CDS encoding glutamyl-tRNA reductase, translated as MNLLSIGASYRTADVAALERLAIPESAVPELLQRLVAQPYVGEAVVVSTCNRVEVYAAVSGFHGGLGDICNVLAEHSGIPANELAGHLYVHYGEAAVQHSFRVSSGLDSMVVGEAQILGQLRDAYHAATEVDSAGRLLHELMQQALRVGKRAHAETGIDRAGQSVVTAALDVAADHLGGDLSGRPALVIGAGAMGALSVATLTRTGVGPLRITNRSLERADRLAEAYGAVAVGFEELETALREVDIVVSATASTEPVLTRARLEAALAARGGAAHPLVVLDLAVPRDVAPDAADLPGLVVVDIDSLAASRRALPAAAETAAVEQIVASEVDNFLGWLRGAEIAPTVAALRTRAEEVVSAEMRKLVSRRPDFTEEQRADVSRTLHRVVQQLLHSPTVRVRQLAAEPGGDQYAALLRELFDLDVPLATHANAVPEIGGKA; from the coding sequence GTGAACCTGCTCAGCATCGGTGCCTCGTACCGCACCGCCGACGTCGCGGCCCTGGAGCGGCTCGCCATTCCCGAGTCCGCGGTGCCCGAGTTGCTGCAGAGGCTCGTCGCCCAGCCGTACGTGGGTGAGGCCGTCGTGGTCTCCACCTGCAACCGGGTCGAGGTCTACGCGGCGGTCTCCGGCTTCCACGGCGGCCTCGGCGACATCTGCAACGTGCTCGCCGAGCACTCCGGCATCCCGGCCAACGAGCTCGCCGGCCATCTCTACGTGCACTACGGCGAGGCGGCGGTCCAGCACTCGTTCCGGGTCTCGTCCGGTCTCGACTCGATGGTCGTCGGCGAGGCGCAGATCCTCGGGCAGCTGCGCGACGCGTACCACGCGGCGACCGAGGTGGACTCCGCCGGCCGGCTGCTGCACGAGCTGATGCAGCAGGCGCTGCGGGTCGGCAAGCGGGCGCACGCCGAGACCGGCATCGACCGGGCCGGCCAGAGCGTCGTGACGGCCGCGCTGGACGTGGCCGCCGACCACCTCGGTGGCGACCTGTCCGGGCGGCCCGCGCTGGTGATCGGGGCGGGCGCGATGGGCGCGCTCTCGGTGGCCACGCTGACGCGTACCGGGGTGGGCCCGCTGCGGATCACCAACCGCAGCCTGGAGCGTGCCGACCGGCTGGCCGAGGCGTACGGCGCGGTCGCGGTCGGCTTCGAGGAGCTGGAGACGGCCCTGCGTGAGGTGGACATCGTGGTCAGCGCGACCGCGTCCACCGAGCCGGTGCTGACCCGCGCCCGGCTGGAGGCGGCGCTCGCCGCCCGAGGCGGCGCCGCGCACCCGCTCGTCGTGCTGGACCTGGCCGTGCCGCGGGACGTGGCGCCGGACGCCGCCGACCTGCCGGGCCTGGTCGTGGTCGACATCGACAGCCTCGCGGCGAGCCGCCGGGCGTTGCCCGCGGCGGCCGAGACCGCTGCCGTCGAGCAGATCGTCGCCAGTGAGGTGGACAACTTCCTCGGCTGGCTGCGCGGCGCGGAGATCGCGCCTACCGTGGCGGCGTTGCGGACCCGTGCGGAGGAGGTGGTCTCGGCGGAGATGCGCAAGCTGGTCTCGCGGCGGCCGGACTTCACCGAGGAGCAGCGGGCCGATGTTTCCCGTACCCTGCACCGGGTCGTGCAGCAACTGCTGCATTCGCCGACGGTACGGGTCCGGCAGCTGGCCGCCGAGCCCGGCGGGGATCAGTACGCGGCGCTGCTGCGTGAACTGTTCGACCTGGACGTGCCGCTCGCCACCCACGCGAACGCGGTGCCGGAGATCGGGGGGAAGGCGTGA
- a CDS encoding proline dehydrogenase family protein, which produces MLRSLFLAAAGSSRLERLAESAPVSRGFVRRFIAGSADDALRVSRELADDGLAVTLDHLRGDTRTAEQAAAVRQEYVTVLGRLREAGLTPVAEVSLKLSALGQRIDEKLALEHAHAICAAAAEAGTTVTLDAEDHTTTDAMFETLLELRRDFPGTGTALQAHLRRTEGDCRELATAGSRVRLCKGAYAEPESVAFPSALDVDKSFVRCLNILMSGEGYPMIATHDPRLIAIGEDRARWFDRSTGEYEFQLLYGVRPDEQARLAAGGHTVRVFLPYGDQWYGYLMRRIAERPVKAITSRK; this is translated from the coding sequence ATGCTCCGTTCCCTCTTTCTCGCCGCGGCCGGCTCGTCCCGGCTCGAGCGTCTGGCCGAGTCAGCACCTGTCAGCAGGGGTTTCGTGCGGCGGTTCATCGCCGGCAGCGCAGACGACGCGTTGCGGGTGAGCCGGGAGCTCGCCGACGACGGTCTCGCCGTGACGCTCGACCACCTGAGGGGGGACACCCGGACGGCGGAGCAGGCGGCGGCGGTCCGCCAGGAGTATGTGACGGTCCTGGGCCGGCTGCGCGAGGCGGGCCTGACCCCGGTGGCCGAGGTGAGCCTGAAACTGTCGGCGCTGGGTCAGCGGATCGACGAGAAACTCGCGCTGGAGCACGCGCACGCGATCTGCGCGGCCGCGGCGGAGGCCGGCACGACGGTGACCCTGGACGCCGAGGATCACACCACCACCGACGCGATGTTCGAGACGCTGCTGGAGCTGCGCCGCGACTTCCCCGGGACCGGCACGGCGCTGCAGGCGCACCTGCGGCGGACCGAGGGCGACTGCCGGGAGCTGGCGACGGCGGGTTCCCGGGTCCGGCTCTGCAAGGGGGCGTACGCGGAGCCCGAGTCGGTGGCGTTCCCGTCGGCGCTCGATGTCGACAAGTCGTTCGTGCGCTGCCTCAACATCCTGATGTCGGGGGAGGGCTACCCGATGATCGCGACGCACGACCCGCGGCTCATCGCGATCGGTGAGGACCGTGCCCGCTGGTTCGACAGGTCGACCGGGGAGTACGAATTCCAGCTTCTGTACGGGGTCCGTCCCGACGAGCAGGCCCGTCTCGCCGCGGGCGGGCACACGGTCCGCGTCTTCCTTCCCTACGGCGATCAGTGGTACGGCTACCTGATGCGCCGGATCGCCGAACGGCCGGTCAAGGCCATCACCTCAAGGAAGTAA
- a CDS encoding redox-sensing transcriptional repressor Rex, with translation MSQQRQGSTPGDAGGVPAFPDLPEATIARLPEYLRALHHLAETGAETVSSEGLAAAAGVNSAKLRKDLSHLGSYGTRGVGYDVALLVDQIEYILGLDKNRAVCLVGVGNLGQALAGYAGFASRGFRVVALFDADPNKVGERINGLTVRHIDDLNAVAAEESIAIGVIATPPGSAQAVADVLVAAGVTSILNFAPGVLSVPPNVDVRKVDLAIELQILSFHEHRKASLTALPGGRSAAAGNQEAVGS, from the coding sequence ATGAGTCAGCAGCGTCAAGGAAGCACGCCCGGCGATGCCGGTGGCGTCCCGGCCTTCCCGGATCTCCCGGAGGCCACTATCGCGCGGCTGCCCGAGTACCTGCGGGCTCTCCACCACCTCGCCGAGACCGGCGCCGAGACCGTCTCCAGTGAGGGCCTCGCGGCCGCGGCCGGAGTGAACTCCGCGAAGCTCCGCAAGGACCTCTCGCACCTCGGTTCGTACGGCACGCGGGGCGTCGGTTACGACGTGGCCCTGCTCGTCGACCAGATCGAGTACATCCTCGGGCTGGACAAGAACCGGGCGGTCTGCCTGGTCGGCGTCGGCAACCTCGGGCAGGCTCTGGCGGGTTACGCCGGGTTCGCGAGCCGTGGTTTCCGGGTGGTGGCCCTCTTCGACGCCGACCCGAACAAGGTCGGCGAGCGGATCAACGGCCTCACCGTGCGGCACATCGACGACCTGAACGCGGTCGCCGCCGAGGAGTCGATCGCGATCGGCGTCATCGCCACCCCGCCCGGCTCCGCCCAGGCGGTGGCCGACGTGCTGGTCGCCGCCGGTGTGACAAGCATCCTGAACTTCGCGCCGGGCGTGCTCTCGGTGCCCCCCAATGTTGATGTTCGTAAGGTGGATCTCGCGATAGAGCTGCAGATCCTTTCGTTCCATGAGCACCGCAAGGCGTCTCTGACCGCGCTACCTGGTGGCCGGTCCGCCGCGGCGGGCAATCAGGAGGCGGTCGGCTCGTGA
- a CDS encoding sugar phosphate isomerase/epimerase family protein, which produces MSSRVPVLLSSSSVFPEPTAAAFEMAATVGYDGLEVMVWTDAVSQDAGALKGLADHYDVPVLSVHAPCLLVTQRVWSSDPWERLARAAELAETLGAPTVVVHPPFSWQRDYARNFAEGLEQVRSRHPDLSFAIENMFPVKMAGRWFVPYTPGWDPTETGFDAYTLDLSHCAASRIDALEMADKMGAGLKHVHLGDGTGEGRDEHLVPGRGNQPCAELLRSLAGRGFTGSVALEINTRKASSRAAREADLREALEFARRHLAPAESTLTNPRA; this is translated from the coding sequence GTGAGTTCCCGCGTTCCCGTGCTTCTCTCCAGCTCGTCGGTCTTCCCGGAGCCGACTGCGGCCGCGTTCGAAATGGCGGCCACGGTGGGTTACGACGGCCTCGAGGTCATGGTGTGGACCGATGCCGTCAGCCAGGACGCCGGCGCCCTCAAGGGACTGGCCGACCACTACGACGTGCCGGTGCTCTCGGTCCACGCGCCCTGTCTGCTGGTCACCCAGCGGGTGTGGAGCTCCGACCCGTGGGAGCGGCTGGCGAGAGCCGCCGAGCTGGCGGAGACGCTCGGCGCGCCCACCGTGGTGGTGCACCCGCCGTTCAGCTGGCAGCGCGACTACGCCCGCAACTTCGCCGAGGGCCTGGAGCAGGTCCGCAGCCGGCACCCCGACCTGTCGTTCGCGATCGAGAACATGTTCCCGGTGAAGATGGCCGGCCGCTGGTTCGTGCCGTACACGCCGGGCTGGGATCCCACCGAGACCGGCTTCGACGCCTACACGCTCGACCTGTCGCACTGCGCGGCGTCCCGGATCGACGCGCTCGAGATGGCCGACAAGATGGGCGCCGGGCTGAAACACGTGCACCTCGGCGACGGCACCGGCGAGGGCCGCGACGAGCACCTGGTGCCCGGCCGCGGCAACCAGCCCTGCGCCGAGCTGCTGCGCAGCCTGGCCGGCCGGGGTTTCACCGGTTCGGTGGCGCTGGAGATCAACACGCGTAAGGCATCCAGCCGGGCCGCGCGCGAGGCCGATCTGCGCGAGGCGCTGGAGTTCGCCCGCCGCCACCTGGCCCCGGCCGAGTCGACCCTGACCAACCCCCGCGCATAG